One window from the genome of Pieris napi chromosome 12, ilPieNapi1.2, whole genome shotgun sequence encodes:
- the LOC125054301 gene encoding putative fatty acyl-CoA reductase CG5065 gives MTSEVNEWYKGRNVLVTGASGLMGKVLIEKLLYSIPDIGCVYALVRGKRGKSPETRIEEMWKLPLFARIREEKPHVMKKLVPVTGDILSDNLGIDSDKLEKIYNEVSIVYHFAATLRLEAPLKEGLEMNTRGTKRVLDLAKKVKNLVSFVHLSTAFCYPDYERLAEKVHDPPENPHDVLRAASWLSEEQLDLIAPSLMKKHPNSYTYSKRLAEALVREAYPEIPAVVVRPSIVTPSHKEPVPGWVDNLNGPVGLMIGAGKGVIRSMHCCGHYHAEVIPVDIAINALAVIPCHLDKKADRSPEIPVFNLTTGDQRKDTWKEVLDVGKATVRKYPFEGPLWYPDGNIRHNKFFHELCVFFYHIVPAYLIDFLMLLFGQKRFMVRIQKRISVGLEVLQYFTTREWWFDTDRFRGLPGTLNETDLSLYPMDVMKIQIEPYIESCMIGGKLYCLRERLEDLPKARLQNNILYFLDLAASAFFYLVMLYWLVLYVPPLRSTLALGGPLVRYLPLVGNVVFPNK, from the exons ATGACGTCGGAGGTTAACGAGTGGTATAAAGGCCGAAATGTGCTGGTGACCGGAGCCTCCGGGCTCATGGGCAAAGTCCTCATCGAGAAGCTTCTCTACAGCATCCCTGACATTGGCTGTGTATACGCATTAGTTAGGGGTAAGAGAGGAAAATCACCCGAAACTCGAATAGAAGAAATGTGGAAATTACCT ttatttgcaagaataagGGAAGAAAAGCCACACGTCATGAAGAAGTTGGTGCCCGTGACTGGGGACATACTCAGCGACAATCTCGGCATAGACAGTGACAAACTAGAGAAAATATACAATGAG GTGTCAATAGTCTACCACTTCGCGGCCACTCTCCGCCTGGAAGCGCCCCTCAAAGAGGGCCTGGAAATGAACACCAGAGGGACGAAGCGGGTTCTCGATCTCGCAAAGAAAGTGAAGAATTTGGTCTCCTTCGTTCACCTCTCTACGGCGTTCTGCTATCCCGACTACGAGAGGTTGGCGGAGAAG GTCCACGATCCCCCCGAAAACCCTCACGACGTGCTCCGCGCCGCCAGCTGGCTCTCCGAGGAGCAGCTCGACCTGATAGCTCCTTCGCTGATGAAGAAGCACCCCAACTCCTACACGTACTCCAAGAGGCTGGCCGAAGCCCTCGTCAGGGAGGCCTATCCCGAAATACCCGCAGTCGTCGTGCGACCCAGCATCG TGACCCCCTCCCACAAGGAGCCGGTCCCCGGCTGGGTGGACAACCTCAACGGGCCCGTCGGGCTCATGATCGGGGCCGGCAAAGGGGTCATCCGGTCCATGCACTGCTGCGGGCACTACCACGCCGAGGTCATCCCCGTGGACATCGCCATCAACGCCCTCGCGGTCATCCCTTGCCACCTCGACAAGAAGGCGGATCG CTCGCCAGAGATCCCGGTGTTCAATCTGACGACCGGAGACCAGAGAAAGGACACTTGGAAGGAAGTGCTGGACGTGGGCAAAGCCACGGTGCGGAAGTACCCCTTCGAGGGACCCCTTTGGTACCCCGACGGCAACATTCGCCACAACAAGTTCTTCCACGAGCTGTGCGTCTTCTTCTACCACATCGTGCCCGCTTATCTCATCGACTTCCTCATGCTGCTCTTCGGCCAGAAGCGATT CATGGTCCGCATCCAGAAGCGCATCTCGGTGGGGCTGGAAGTGCTGCAGTACTTCACGACCCGGGAGTGGTGGTTCGACACGGATCGCTTCAGAGGACTGCCCGGGACCCTCAACGAGACCGATCTGTCTCTCTATCCGATGGACGTGATGAAAATCCAGATCGAACCCTACATAGAGAGCTGCATGATCGGTGGGAAGCTGTACTGCCTCAGGGAGAGACTCGAAGATCTGCCGAAGGCCAGGCTGCAGAACAATAT ATTATACTTTCTAGATCTGGCGGCGTCGGCGTTCTTCTACTTGGTAATGCTATACTGGCTGGTCCTTTACGTCCCCCCCTTGAGGAGCACTCTGGCACTCGGCGGACCCCTCGTGAGGTATTTGCCCCTCGTGGGGAATGTGGtttttccaaataaataa
- the LOC125054303 gene encoding macrophage mannose receptor 1-like encodes MFSIKFSFLLISANVIITFGEPPKKFFRPDYEKYMPETDSFYKIYTQHKTFDDAKETCELDGAELFYPEDEDEAKAVISYWQETQRFHWIIIGVYAPFVPDVFVTIHGASINTVYKKWGQAEPNSFEVLKTCVILRHTLSISDAVCNNLYPFICKKRASTIRWNRLCDLPNRSYKYVEQLGRCYKFHTNPRNWTEAFRACNAEQGYLAIIDSQGEADHLVNITKMAKKDDVEGNYLRGAIHLGYVKKNSVWRSIMGRPLKSLGYKTWGTNQPDGGDRENCGSMFFNGKLNDIGCNQKCLFICEREIPLLENSINLRFGDYDDVQ; translated from the exons ATGTTTTCAATAAAGTTTTCGTTTTTGTTGATAAGTGCAAACGTGATAATTACTT TTGGTGAACCACCCAAAAAATTTTTCCGTCCCGACTACGAGAAATACATGCCAGAAACagatagtttttataaaatttacacgCAGCACAAGACTTTTGATGATGCGAAGGAGACTTGTGAATTAGACGGAGCAGAATTGTTTTATCCGGAAGATGAAGACGAAGCTAAGGCTGTGATATCTTACTGGCAGGAAACTCAAAGGTTCCACTGGATTATAATCGGCGTTTACGCACCGTTTGTGCCAGACGTTTTCGTAACGATTCATG GTGCTTCAATAAACACTGTTTACAAAAAATGGGGTCAAGCCGAACCAAATAGTTTCGAGGTTTTGAAAACTTGTGTCATTTTGCGACATACTTTAAGTATAAGCGATGCTGTCTGCAATAATCTCTACCcctttatttgcaagaaacGAGCAAGCACGATTCGTTGGAATAGACTATGTGATTTACCAAATAGGA GTTACAAATATGTGGAACAATTAGGTAGATGTTACAAGTTTCACACAAATCCAAGAAACTGGACGGAGGCTTTCCGAGCTTGCAATGCCGAGCAGGGGTACTTGGCTATCATCGACAGTCAGGGAGAAGCGGACCACCTCGTGAACATCACAAAGATGGCGAAAAAAGATGACGTGGAGGGCAACTATCTTCGAGGTGCCATTCATTTGGGATATGTTAAGAAGAATTCAGTGTGGCGTTCTATTATGG GTCGGCCACTCAAATCCCTCGGCTACAAGACGTGGGGCACAAACCAACCCGACGGAGGAGATAGAGAGAACTGCGGCTCCATGTTCTTTAATGGCAAACTCAACGACATCGGATGCAATCAAAAATGCTTGTTTATATGCGAAAGGGAGATACCGCTATTAGAAAACTCTATTAACTTAAGGTTTGGTGATTACGATGATGTACAGTAA